The DNA segment AGTCGTCTTCGATCAGGGCGTCGGTGACGTGTTCGACAACCGGGTGGCCGGCAACATCGTCGACGACCTCCTGCTGGGCAGCATCGAGTACGCCGTCGAGGAGTTCGCCCCGCCCCTGATCCTGGTCCTCGGCCACGAGCGCTGCGGAGCCGTGTCGGCGACCTTGGAATCGCTGCGCACCGGCACCACCCCGCCCGGCCACATCGCCGCGATCGTGGACGCCCTGACGCCGACCGTCGCCCCCTATGCCGACGACCCCGGTGGCGTCGAACCGGCGGTCCGGGCCAACGTGCGAGCCCAGGCGGAGGCGCTGCTGTCCACCAGCGCGATCGTCCGGGAGAGCGTCGCCCACGGCGAGACGCTGGTGCTGGGCGCCCGCTACGACCTGGAGTCCGGCCTGGTGACCCTGGTCCACTAGCCGGGGGCTATTCCGGGAGGACGGCTATCTCGCTGTAGAAGTGGTTGATCTGGCGGACCGCCGCCTCGAACGAGTCCAGGTCCAACGGCTTGGAGACGTAGGCGTTGGCGTGCTTCGCGTACGAGGCGGTGATGTCCGGCGCGGCAGTCGACGTCGTCAGGACCACGATCGGGATGCTCTTCAGGTCGTCGTCGTGCTTGATCTCGTTGAGGACCTCGTGGCCGCCCATCCGGGGCATGTTGAGGTCGAGCAGGACGAGGTCGGGGCGGGGCATCGACGCGTACCGGCCCAGCCGGCGCAGGAAGTCGAGCGCCTCACGGCCGTCCTCGACCGAGTGCACGACGGGCGGAAGGGGCACGGCGAGCAGCGCTTCCTCGATCATCATCGTGTCCGCGGGGTCGTCGTCGACCACCAGGACGTGCTGCAAACGTGAGCCCCCTGACATAGCCGCACACACTACTGGACCGTGATCACCTAGGATTGCCCGCCATGGCGCCCGAAGTTCTGCCGATGCGGCCGATGACCGCCGGGGAACTCCTCGACGCGGGCGCCGCTCTGCTGCGCCGCCGGGCCCTGCCGATGCTCGCGCTCGCCGCCCCGCTCGCCGCCGCCGAACAGGTGCTGCTGGGCCGCTGGCGGGAGGG comes from the Actinoplanes sp. OR16 genome and includes:
- a CDS encoding carbonic anhydrase, whose translation is MEFPCRRTRSAAGHARHPHQTPARVRETATGQHPFVIVLGCADSRVPLEVVFDQGVGDVFDNRVAGNIVDDLLLGSIEYAVEEFAPPLILVLGHERCGAVSATLESLRTGTTPPGHIAAIVDALTPTVAPYADDPGGVEPAVRANVRAQAEALLSTSAIVRESVAHGETLVLGARYDLESGLVTLVH
- a CDS encoding response regulator, giving the protein MSGGSRLQHVLVVDDDPADTMMIEEALLAVPLPPVVHSVEDGREALDFLRRLGRYASMPRPDLVLLDLNMPRMGGHEVLNEIKHDDDLKSIPIVVLTTSTAAPDITASYAKHANAYVSKPLDLDSFEAAVRQINHFYSEIAVLPE